AAGTATCAGCTCCCTCTTCGGTTAAGGTCTGATGAAACTGATCGTTGGACTTGGAAATCCCGGTGCGCAGTATCGCAACCATCGGCATAACATCGGCTTTATGGTCGTAGAACGAATCGCTCAGAAACTCGGCGTTCCGAGTTTTCGCCAGAAGTTCAGCGGGCTTCTGGGTGAGGGAACTTTTGCGCAGCAGAAAATCCTGCTGCTCATGCCCCAGACCTATATGAATCTCAGTGGAGATTCGGTCAGTCAGGTACTCGGGTGGCACAAGCTCTCTCCTGTTGATATGATCGTGATTCAGGACGATCTTGATATGGCCTATGGGCGGTTTAAGCTGAAAATGGGAGGGTCGCCGGGAGGGCACAACGGTATTGCCGACATTACCCGCAAGTGCGGAACTCCTCAGTATATACGCGCCAAATGCGGTATTGGGAAACCGGAGCCTCCCATGAGCGTCAACCAGCATGTGCTCTCCAGCTTCAGCTCCGAACAGATTCAGAGCCTCGACTCCTTTCTCAACCATGCCGCCGAGGCAGTGCTCCACAGTGCCGCCCACGGCCTGGAGTCCGCCATGAATATCTATAACGGTGATGCGCTGTCGATATAGGTGGCGTGAGCACCAGCTGCGTCGATCCTCCTGAACTCATGCTCAGGGAAACACAGACTTGTGACCTGGTTGTAAAATATGGTAGCTTTGAAACCCTGTTTGATTATATCTGTACGGAGGTGCATAGATGCGCGCAGTGTTAATGGAGGGTTTTGGAGGGCTTGAGGTACTGAAGGTTGGGGATGCGCCCAAGCCGGCACCTGCCGAAGGCCAGGTTTTAATCAAGGTTATGGCGACGTCCATTAATCGTCCGGACCTGGTGCAGCGGGAGGGTAATTATCCGCCCCCGCCTGGTGATTCGGAAATTCTCGGCCTGGAAGTGGCCGGCACCATTGAAGAGATTGGTCCGGGTGTCACCGGGTACCAGGTTGGTGATCGTGTCATGTCTCTGGTCGGTGGTGGAGGATATGCCCAGTATGCCGTGGCCTATGCCAGCCATTTGATGCCGATTCCCGATTCCATGAGTTTTGAACAGGCCGCCTGTGTCTGTGAATCCTATATAACCGCATTTCTGAACGTCTTTATGATTGGCGAATTACGCGATGGCCAGACGGCTATCCTCCACGGTGGAGGTGGTGGCGTCAATACCGCAGCCATCCAGCTGTGCAAGGCGCTCACTCCCAATACCAAACTGATCGTGACGGCCTCCACAAAAAAGCAGGATCGCGTCAAGGATCTTGGGGTGGATCTGGTAGTCAACTATGAAGAGACGCCCAATTTTGCCGATGCCGTCAAGGAATTTACCGCCAAGAAGGGCGTAGACGTTATTCTCGACCATGTGGGCGCCAAATATCTTGATCCCAATATGAAGTCCCTGGCCTACAAGGGCAGGCTGGTGATCATAGGTGTTACCAGTGGCATAAAGGCTGAACTCAACCTGGCTCTGATGATGGTGAAAAGACAGCAGATCATCGGTTCTGTTCTGCGCAGTCGTCCAGTCAAGGAAAAGGCGGAAATTGTGGCGGAATTCACCCGCACCGCCCTGCCAAAATTTGCCGATGGCACCATCGTTCCCATGATTCACCGTACCTTCAGTCTGGATGAGGTTGTCGAAGCTCACCGCACCATGGAAGAGGATCATCACTTCGGCAAAATTGTGCTGACCATACCGCATTAACCCTTCATTGAGGGCGGATTTCATCCGCCCTTTTTTCTTTGACATACCCTTCAGGTGCACTATAATCGCTTCTGTTTATCAAGAAAGATCCAAGCTTACACCATGAAACAGAGGTTACCGTGTCTGAAGTCTTTATCGGACGTCAACCAATCATAGATGCTGATCAGCAGGTTTTTGCCTACGAACTTTTCTTCCGTCAGGGCATGATGAATCGGGCGATTATCTCCGATGACAAGATTGTCAACGCCAAGATGATGGCCAATATTCTGGGGAACTTCGGCACGAAAAAGGTACTCGGCGATCGCCCGGGCTTTATCAATGTCGATACGGCCTTTTTCTCCCAGGATTTTGTTGATATTATTCCAAAGGATCAGCTGGTGCTGGAGATTCTGGCCAAAACCGATGTGGATGAGAAGTTCCTGGCGAAGATGGATGCCTACAAGCAGAATGGTTTTCGCTTTGCCCTTGGGGACTTTGAGTTTGAAAACTGGTATATTGAGCGTTTCGGCCCCCTCATTAAAAAGGCCAACTATATCAAGATTGACCTGCAGAAAGTCACTATTCCCAGACTGGCTCAGAAGATCCCCATACTGAAGAAACTTCCAGCCAAGCTGGTGGCCGAGAAGGTGGAGAGCTGGGATATCTTCCATGAGTGCAAAAAGATCGGATTTCACTACTTTCAGGGATACTTCTACGCTCAGCCGGAGGTTCTGCGCTCAGAAGAGTATAATCCCAGCAAAGCCCCCATCCTGCGCATCCTGCGACTGATAAACCAGAACAGTGAACCATCGGTTATTGAACACGAGTTCAAGGGGCATCCTGAGCTCAGCTATACGTTGTTGCGCTACATGAACTCCGGTGCCATGAACTTCACCACTCCCATACGGTCTATCGGGCATGCCATAAAACTCCTGGGGCTCAAGAAGCTCAAAAGCTGGCTGATGCTGCTGAATTTCGCATATCCCGACAGTGGCACTGCTTCCCAGAAAAAGAAAAAGGACGTTATCTTTGAAACGGCCCTGATGCGGGCAAAGCTGATGGAAGAACTTCTTATCCGCTACAGCGGCGGCAAGTACGCACCATTGGGTGATTCGGCGTTCTTCCTGGGAATCCTCTCTCTGGTGGATACGGTTATCGGTATTTCCAAACAGGAGCTCGTGAAAAACATTCTGTTGCCGGCAGAAATGGCTCAAGCGCTTCTGACACAGAAGGGCCTGCTGGGGCGGCTGCTCTTTATTGTCATCGCCGAAGAGCAGCGCCATCACAGCGAGATGTATGATGCCCTGGAGTCCCTGGGAATCTCCCCGGTCACCTTTGATGAAGCCGTAAACGCGAGTCATGAGTGGCTCAATGATTTCATCAACAACGTTTAACGCCATGGCGTGAACTCAGCAGATCCTCGGCAACAGCTCTCCTGATCCCATCTCCATGAATCTGCGGGTTCCCCAGGCCGTTTCCAGAATGACTTTTCCCTGATGCCCTTCGCACACTTCACCAATGATGCTGGCCTGATGGCAAGCGGTTTTCGTGCGCAGAACTTCCACGAGTTCTGCGGCATGACGAGCCTCCACAGCCAGTACAAAGGTGCCTTCATTGGCCAGGTGGTAGGGCTCAAATCCCAGCAGTTCACAGATGCCGAGCACTTCAGGCCGCACGGGAATGGCATCCTGTTGCACCGTGAGGGAAACTGAAGACTGCTGCGCCCACTCATGGAGCACGGCGCTGAGTCCCCCTCGGGTAGCATCGCGCATGGCGACTAGTGGGATGCCGTTTTGGATAATTTCCTGCACGGCAGGCCACAGTGATGCACAGTCGCTGACCAGGTCAGTCTGCAGGTCCATTCCTTCACGCTGGGCAAAAATCACGGTACCATGATCCCCTACCGGGCCGGATACGACGATTCTGTGCCCCGGCTGCAGAGCTGCGGCACTCAGCGAGGGTATTTCCACGGAACCTACAGCGCTGGTGGTGATATAGAGGCCATCGGCACTGCCACGTGGAACAACTTTCGTGTCACCGGTAACGATCTGGCAGCCATTGTGAGCCAGTTCTTCAGCCATGGAGCGCACAAGTGCCTCCAGCTCACTGAGGGCGAACCCTTCTTCGAGAATGAATCCAGCACTCATATACCGTGGTCTGGCACCCATCATGGCCAGATCATTACAGGTTCCGCAAACCGCCAGCTTGCCGATATCGCCACCGGGAAATTGGCGTGGAGAAACGGTAAATCCGTCAGTAGTAAAGGCCAGTTTTCCTCCCGACATGGGAAGGACGGCGGCGTCTTCGGCCTGTAAAAGTATTTCATTGGAAAAGTAGCGAAAAAACAGTTCGCGGATAAGCTCAGCTGACTGCGCTGCTCCGCCTCCATGGGCTAATTGAATGGATTCCTTCATAGGGCTTCTCCGCGATACTTGTAATAAGCGGCACAGGCACCTTCACTGCTTACCATGCAACTTCCCTGAGGATTGGACGGAGTACACTGCCTGCCAAAGAGCTGGCACTGTCCGGGCAGGGCTACGCCACGGAGAATAGCTCCACACAGGCAGTTGCGATGATCATCACTGGAATTTTCCGGTAAAACGGACTGAAAGAGGATTTCCGCGTCAAGATGACGGAAGCGTTCCCTCAGTTGCAGGGCACTGGCAGGGATATCGCCGAGTCCGCGCCAGGGAAAGGTGCTGCGCGGTTCAAAATATAAGTCCACCAGCTCACGGGCGCGTGAATTGCCTTCATAGGAGACGACCCGCCTGTAGTCGTTGTGTGCCGCAGGTTTTTTTTCCAGCGACTGCGTGACTATCGTTCGTACGGCTGCCAGAATGTCCACCGGCTCAAAGCCGGAGACCACAAAGGGGACCTGATGTTCTTCCGCAAGCTTTTCATAGGGCTTCCAGCCACTGATGGCGCTGACATGGCCCGGGACGATAAAGGCGTTAACAGATGAAGATCCCGATTGCAGAAGTGCTGTTACGGCAGGAGGCACCATGACGTGATTGATATGGAAGACGATATTGCTCAGGTTATTTGCCTGGACCGTATGCAGCAGTGATGCTGTGGTCGGTGTCGTAGTCTCAAAGCCGATGGCAAAGAACACCACGGTCTTGCCGGGGTTTTCTGCCGCAATGGGGAGCACATCCAGCGGTGAGTACACAAAGCGCACATCGGCGCCGTCTGCCCGGACATGCTGCAGGCTTTGGCCGCCACTGCCTGGAACGCGCATCATATCGCCCAGGCAGACGAGAATAGTGTCAGGCTGGGTTGCCATGCAGATGGCATGGTCGACTCGTACCTTGGGTAGCACGCAAACGGGGCACCCGGGGCCATGGACAAAGCGGATGTTTTCCGGCATCAGAGTATCGATGCCATATTTCATGATGGAGTGGGTGTGCCCGCCACAGATTTCCATGATGTGCAGGGGTGTCTCAAGCATTGTGGCAGCGGTTCCGATGGCTGACGCCATGGCTTGAATCGCCTGTGGATGGCGCAGGGCCGCGGTCAGTTCCAGCGTATTCTTCACAGGGTGCCGTCCCGGTTTTCCATTTGCTCCAGGAGCTCGCGATAGGTTTCAAGACTGGCCAGAGCCTCTTCACGGGAAATCTTGCCAATGGCGAATCCCACATGCAGCAGTATAAAGTCTCCCACTTCAACGGGCTCCGGCATCAGGTCAAGGCTGATATGGCGACGTACCCCCATGGTGTCAATCAGGGCCATGTTATTTTCGTCAATGGAGAGTATTTCTGAAGGAATGGAGAGGCACATGTCAACCTTCCTTCTGACGAAGATTCTGCAGGGTGGCAAGCCAGTTCTGCACCGACTGTGGGTCTTTGGTGGAGAGCGTTAACAGGGTCGCGCCTGGGTTGATATGGGAGAGATCGTGGCGTACCCGATCCAGGGAAAAATCAAAATGGGGCAGCAGGTCCACCTTCGTGATGATGATAATATCAGCATAGCGGTAGATGACCGGATACTTGGTTATCTTGTCATGACCTTCGGGAACCGAGAGCAGTACCACATTGGCGTGTGTGCCCAGTTCGAAGTTGGCAGGGCAGACCAGGTTGCCGACGTTTTCCACCACGACGTAATCGAGCTCATGCAGGGGGATATGGTCCATGCCATGGCCAACCATATGGGCGTCGAGATGGCACGCTGTGCCTGTGGTGATCTGGTAAGCCGGTATGCCAATAGCCTGCAGTCGCTGCGCGTCCTGGGAGGTTTCAAGGTCGCCCTCTATGACCCCCAGACGAATCTGGGGAAAGGTTCCCGTGGCCTCAAGCAGACTTGTCTTACCACTTCCGGGGCTGCCCATGAGGTTGATAGCGGTAATGCCATGCTGGTCAAACCGCTTGCGATTGACCATGGCATACCGGTTGTTCTGATCCAGCAGGCTCGACATCACCTCAAGGGTTTTTGCTGAAGACAGGTGAGGGTTTTCCTCTAGGGTGCCATGGTGATGATGGTCACGCCCGTGGCTGTGGCCATGTTCGTGAGAATGAGAGTGAGAATGACTGTGGTCATGGTGCTGTTGGCCTGATGCCGGGCAGCCGCAATTCGTACACATGGAAAACTCCCGAATGATTAGGATGATAGAAGAGCCGCGTATGCCTGCCCCGCCGCAATGGATGCATCGTTGGGAGGCAGAACGACCGGCATGTACAAGCGTTGGCCGGAACATTGAAAATACTCGTCCAGCAACTTGACCAGAACTCTGTTCTGAAACACTCCACCGGTGCAGATGACAGGCAACTGAGGATGCTGCTGGCTGATCTGCTCGATGGTGTGCACCAGTGCGCGGAAAAAGACGCTGACCGACTGCCGCACATCGCTTCCCAGGAGTATATAGTTGAAGAGCTCACGGTAGTCAATTCTGTGGCCTGCCGCTGGCAGAGAAACCAGAGGCGGGTACGGTACTGAGGGGTCAAAAAGGGCTTCCAGAAGCAGTCCGGTCTGGCCTTCATAGTCGGCTTTCTGGCAGATGCCACACAGGCTGGCAACGGCGTCGAAGAGGCGCCCTACGGAGGTACTCAGCGGTGCGTTTACACCTTTTTGCCATGCACTGAGGAGAATCTGCAGTTCTGCGTCGCTGTAACTGCGCAGTGCGGGATGGTGGCGACAGGTTCGAAGCGCGTCTGGACCATACATCTGCAGCAGGCAGGCCAGGGCGATGCGGCGGGGCTCGCGTACGGCGGCTTCACCACCAAGTAAGCGCAGTGGATGTATCGTATACAGGCGCTCACAGGACGCACCATGCAGCAACAGAGTCTCGGCTCCCCAAAGGGTGTTATCAGTGCCATAGCCTGTGCCGTCCCACACAAAGGCCAGTGCGGGTTCATGCAGGCCGTGTTCCATCATGACCGCGAGGGCATGGGCGTGGTGGTGCTGTACGCCGTGGCAGTGTACGCCTTGCTGGAGCGCCCACTGCGTCGTCATATAACGCGGATGTAGGTCGTGCTGCAGGCGCTCTGGCTCTGACTGATACAGCCGGCACAGAGTCTTCCTGGTTTCCGAGAAAAACTGCAGGGACTCCGGCGATTCAAGGTCACCGATGTGCGGGCTGACCACAAGCTGATCTTCGATGCCAAGGGCAATGGTGACTTTTTGTTGGGGCCCCGTTGCCAGCACGTGCTGGCGAAATGAATGTTCAAGGGGAAAGCTGACAGGTGCATAGCCCCGGCCGCTTCTCAACATAAGCGGACGAGTGCCTGCAAAGGTCATGACGCTGTCATCACAGCCATTGAGTATCGGGCGATCGTGATCAAGGGCAAATGCAAAACCACCACTGAGTCTGGCGTAGAGGTCATGAACATTCGTGATGATCGGTTCATCACTGATGTTGGCACTGGTGGCGACCACTGGGCGGTTGACCAGATGCAGCAGGAGGCGGTGCAGCGGTGTATAGGCAAGAAAGACTCCCAGCGTTGGAACACCCGGCGCGACCAGTTCACTGAGGGGACGGTGGCGGGAGTGCGGCAGACGTTCCAGCAGGACAATGGGCGCACGATGACTTTCGAGGAGCTGCAATGCCGTTTCATCGCAGGGTGAATAGGATAACA
This portion of the Desulfurispirillum indicum S5 genome encodes:
- the pth gene encoding aminoacyl-tRNA hydrolase encodes the protein MKLIVGLGNPGAQYRNHRHNIGFMVVERIAQKLGVPSFRQKFSGLLGEGTFAQQKILLLMPQTYMNLSGDSVSQVLGWHKLSPVDMIVIQDDLDMAYGRFKLKMGGSPGGHNGIADITRKCGTPQYIRAKCGIGKPEPPMSVNQHVLSSFSSEQIQSLDSFLNHAAEAVLHSAAHGLESAMNIYNGDALSI
- a CDS encoding NAD(P)H-quinone oxidoreductase, with translation MRAVLMEGFGGLEVLKVGDAPKPAPAEGQVLIKVMATSINRPDLVQREGNYPPPPGDSEILGLEVAGTIEEIGPGVTGYQVGDRVMSLVGGGGYAQYAVAYASHLMPIPDSMSFEQAACVCESYITAFLNVFMIGELRDGQTAILHGGGGGVNTAAIQLCKALTPNTKLIVTASTKKQDRVKDLGVDLVVNYEETPNFADAVKEFTAKKGVDVILDHVGAKYLDPNMKSLAYKGRLVIIGVTSGIKAELNLALMMVKRQQIIGSVLRSRPVKEKAEIVAEFTRTALPKFADGTIVPMIHRTFSLDEVVEAHRTMEEDHHFGKIVLTIPH
- a CDS encoding EAL and HDOD domain-containing protein, with the translated sequence MSEVFIGRQPIIDADQQVFAYELFFRQGMMNRAIISDDKIVNAKMMANILGNFGTKKVLGDRPGFINVDTAFFSQDFVDIIPKDQLVLEILAKTDVDEKFLAKMDAYKQNGFRFALGDFEFENWYIERFGPLIKKANYIKIDLQKVTIPRLAQKIPILKKLPAKLVAEKVESWDIFHECKKIGFHYFQGYFYAQPEVLRSEEYNPSKAPILRILRLINQNSEPSVIEHEFKGHPELSYTLLRYMNSGAMNFTTPIRSIGHAIKLLGLKKLKSWLMLLNFAYPDSGTASQKKKKDVIFETALMRAKLMEELLIRYSGGKYAPLGDSAFFLGILSLVDTVIGISKQELVKNILLPAEMAQALLTQKGLLGRLLFIVIAEEQRHHSEMYDALESLGISPVTFDEAVNASHEWLNDFINNV
- the hypE gene encoding hydrogenase expression/formation protein HypE gives rise to the protein MKESIQLAHGGGAAQSAELIRELFFRYFSNEILLQAEDAAVLPMSGGKLAFTTDGFTVSPRQFPGGDIGKLAVCGTCNDLAMMGARPRYMSAGFILEEGFALSELEALVRSMAEELAHNGCQIVTGDTKVVPRGSADGLYITTSAVGSVEIPSLSAAALQPGHRIVVSGPVGDHGTVIFAQREGMDLQTDLVSDCASLWPAVQEIIQNGIPLVAMRDATRGGLSAVLHEWAQQSSVSLTVQQDAIPVRPEVLGICELLGFEPYHLANEGTFVLAVEARHAAELVEVLRTKTACHQASIIGEVCEGHQGKVILETAWGTRRFMEMGSGELLPRIC
- the hypD gene encoding hydrogenase formation protein HypD, with the protein product MKNTLELTAALRHPQAIQAMASAIGTAATMLETPLHIMEICGGHTHSIMKYGIDTLMPENIRFVHGPGCPVCVLPKVRVDHAICMATQPDTILVCLGDMMRVPGSGGQSLQHVRADGADVRFVYSPLDVLPIAAENPGKTVVFFAIGFETTTPTTASLLHTVQANNLSNIVFHINHVMVPPAVTALLQSGSSSVNAFIVPGHVSAISGWKPYEKLAEEHQVPFVVSGFEPVDILAAVRTIVTQSLEKKPAAHNDYRRVVSYEGNSRARELVDLYFEPRSTFPWRGLGDIPASALQLRERFRHLDAEILFQSVLPENSSDDHRNCLCGAILRGVALPGQCQLFGRQCTPSNPQGSCMVSSEGACAAYYKYRGEAL
- a CDS encoding HypC/HybG/HupF family hydrogenase formation chaperone, producing MCLSIPSEILSIDENNMALIDTMGVRRHISLDLMPEPVEVGDFILLHVGFAIGKISREEALASLETYRELLEQMENRDGTL
- the hypB gene encoding hydrogenase nickel incorporation protein HypB, producing MCTNCGCPASGQQHHDHSHSHSHSHEHGHSHGRDHHHHGTLEENPHLSSAKTLEVMSSLLDQNNRYAMVNRKRFDQHGITAINLMGSPGSGKTSLLEATGTFPQIRLGVIEGDLETSQDAQRLQAIGIPAYQITTGTACHLDAHMVGHGMDHIPLHELDYVVVENVGNLVCPANFELGTHANVVLLSVPEGHDKITKYPVIYRYADIIIITKVDLLPHFDFSLDRVRHDLSHINPGATLLTLSTKDPQSVQNWLATLQNLRQKEG
- the hypF gene encoding carbamoyltransferase HypF, yielding MSAKQKLYWHIEINGIVQGVGFRPFVYRIARQMNLPGTVRNNSAGVEIQVCGSNDDINVFCERIRTEAPRVSRIETLTATITAPCNLPESFTIDASHGTAPPLTSISPDLAICHECLQEMFDPRNRRYLYPFITCTHCGPRYTIMANIPYDRPNTSMAAFAMCDDCRQEYTDPVDRRYHAQPVSCFHCGPTLRVLNQQSQCLATQTDAVRLAAREILQGNVIAVKGLGGFHLLCDATNHRAVESLRERKHRYGKPLAVMFRDREHLLSYSPCDETALQLLESHRAPIVLLERLPHSRHRPLSELVAPGVPTLGVFLAYTPLHRLLLHLVNRPVVATSANISDEPIITNVHDLYARLSGGFAFALDHDRPILNGCDDSVMTFAGTRPLMLRSGRGYAPVSFPLEHSFRQHVLATGPQQKVTIALGIEDQLVVSPHIGDLESPESLQFFSETRKTLCRLYQSEPERLQHDLHPRYMTTQWALQQGVHCHGVQHHHAHALAVMMEHGLHEPALAFVWDGTGYGTDNTLWGAETLLLHGASCERLYTIHPLRLLGGEAAVREPRRIALACLLQMYGPDALRTCRHHPALRSYSDAELQILLSAWQKGVNAPLSTSVGRLFDAVASLCGICQKADYEGQTGLLLEALFDPSVPYPPLVSLPAAGHRIDYRELFNYILLGSDVRQSVSVFFRALVHTIEQISQQHPQLPVICTGGVFQNRVLVKLLDEYFQCSGQRLYMPVVLPPNDASIAAGQAYAALLSS